One Rosa chinensis cultivar Old Blush chromosome 3, RchiOBHm-V2, whole genome shotgun sequence DNA window includes the following coding sequences:
- the LOC112192614 gene encoding pentatricopeptide repeat-containing protein At3g53360, mitochondrial, which yields MKIFKASKPLTFNYSQPPSTLLPHFKNELFGNDYITSLCRQKLYREALQAFDFLDKNTNFKVFPSTYANLVSACSFLRSIEHGRRIHHHILGSNCEQDVVLQNHILNMYGKCGSFWDAGKVFDEMPERNVVSWTSLIAGYSQNRQEVKAVELYFQMLRSGCKPDQFTFGSIVKACSGLGNVWLGRQLHAHVVKSETGSHPIAQNALTSMYTKFGLIADAFDVFTRVAMKDLISWGSIIAGFSQLGYEKEALAHFKEMLCQGAHTPNEFIFGSAFSACSGLVQPEYGRQIHGMCIKFGLGRDNFAGCSLCDMYAKCGHLESARTVFCHIDRPDLVSWNAMISGCSSVGDANEAVSFFSRMQHMRLIPDEVSVLSVLSACTSSPTLSQGRQVHSYIIKAAFDFTVAVCNALLTMYAKCSNLDDAFVVFENMRNHTDSVSWNAIITACMQHNQAGEVFRLLKLMLSSEIRPDYITLSNVIGACADIASLEVGNQIHCFTVKSGFVLGVTVSNGLVDMYTKCGSLESARKLFSLMENPDVVSWSSLIMGYAQFGCGEEALELFKTMKALGVKPNEVTMVGVLTACSHIGLVEEGRQLYKTMESEHGIVPTREHCSCMVDLLARAGCLHEAEEFIKKMTFEPDIVVWKTLLAACKTCGNTEIGKQAAENVLKLDPSNSAALVLLCNINASSGRWDEVARLRNMMRESGVKKVPGQSWIEVKDRIHVFLVEDSSHPERGRIYAMLEELWLQMLDDGCDPLQP from the coding sequence ATGAAAATATTCAAAGCCTCAAAACCATTGACCTTCAACTACAGTCAGCCACCTTCAACCCTTTTACCCCACTTCAAAAACGAACTCTTTGGCAATGACTACATAACCTCCTTGTGTAGACAGAAGCTTTACAGAGAAGCCCTTCAAGCATTTGACTTTCTAGACAAGAACACCAATTTCAAAGTGTTTCCCAGCACTTATGCTAATTTGGTTTCCGCTTGCTCATTTTTAAGGTCTATAGAACATGGTAGGAGAATCCATCATCATATTTTGGGGTCCAATTGTGAGCAAGACGTTGTTCTTCAGAATCACATTCTTAACATGTATGGGAAATGTGGGTCGTTTTGGGATGCAGGGAAGGTATTTGATGAAATGCCTGAGAGAAATGTGGTGTCTTGGACTTCACTGATTGCTGGATATTCACAGAATAGGCAAGAGGTTAAAGCAGTTGAGTTGTATTTCCAAATGCTTCGATCGGGTTGTAAGCCTGATCAGTTTACTTTCGGAAGCATAGTGAAAGCGTGCTCGGGTTTGGGGAATGTGTGGTTGGGGAGACAACTCCATGCCCATGTTGTGAAATCAGAAACTGGTTCACACCCTATTGCACAAAATGCGCTTACTTCAATGTACACAAAGTTTGGTCTGATTGCAGATGCATTTGATGTGTTCACGCGTGTTGCGATGAAGGATTTGATTTCTTGGGGTTCAATCATTGCAGGGTTTTCGCAACTTGGTTATGAGAAAGAAGCTTTGGCTCATTTTAAGGAAATGCTGTGTCAGGGTGCTCACACGCCGAATGAGTTTATATTTGGAAGTGCTTTTAGTGCGTGTAGCGGTCTTGTTCAACCGGAATATGGAAGGCAGATACATGGGATGTGCATAAAGTTTGGTTTAGGGAGAGACAATTTTGCTGGATGCTCCCTTTGTGACATGTATGCAAAGTGTGGACATTTAGAGTCTGCAAGAACTGTATTTTGTCACATAGACCGACCTGATTTGGTGTCCTGGAATGCAATGATCTCGGGGTGTTCTAGTGTTGGAGATGCCAATGAAGCGGTATCGTTCTTTTCTAGGATGCAGCATATGAGACTAATCCCCGATGAAGTTAGTGTTCTCTCTGTACTTTCTGCTTGCACGAGCTCTCCAACACTTTCTCAGGGTAGACAGGTTCACTCCTACATTATCAAGGCAGCTTTTGATTTCACTGTCGCTGTGTGTAATGCTTTGCTAACAATGTATGCAAAGTGTTCAAATCTCGATGATGCATTTGTTGTGTTTGAAAATATGAGAAATCATACTGATTCTGTTTCTTGGAATGCCATTATTACAGCGTGCATGCAGCACAACCAAGCTGGAGAAGTTTTCAGATTATTGAAGCTAATGCTTAGTTCTGAAATTAGGCCTGATTATATTACTTTAAGTAATGTAATTGGAGCATGTGCAGATATAGCATCTCTGGAAGTTGGGAATCAAATTCATTGCTTTACTGTGAAAAGTGGGTTTGTACTTGGTGTTACTGTCAGCAATGGATTGGTTGACATGTATACAAAGTGTGGATCGCTTGAAAGTGCCAGAAAGCTCTTTAGTTTGATGGAGAATCCAGATGTTGTGTCATGGAGTAGTTTGATTATGGGTTATGCTCAGTTCGGATGTGGAGAGGAAGCTCTTGAGCTGTTTAAAACAATGAAAGCATTGGGTGTAAAACCAAATGAAGTTACAATGGTGGGGGTCCTTACAGCTTGCAGTCATATTGGACTGGTTGAAGAAGGGCGGCAATTGTATAAAACCATGGAATCTGAACATGGTATTGTGCCGACAAGAGAGCATTGTTCTTGTATGGTTGACTTACTTGCTCGTGCCGGATGCTTACATGAAGCGGAGGAGTTCATCAAGAAAATGACATTTGAACCCGACATTGTGGTGTGGAAGACTCTACTAGCTGCCTGCAAAACCTGTGGGAACACTGAAATAGGAAAACAGGCAGCAGAGAATGTACTAAAACTAGATCCTTCCAATTCTGCTGCACTTGTGTTACTTTGCAACATCAATGCTTCTTCTGGCAGATGGGATGAAGTTGCCAGGTTGAGGAATATGATGCGAGAAAGTGGCGTAAAGAAAGTTCCAGGTCAGAGCTGGATTGAAGTCAAGGATAGGATCCATGTATTTTTAGTTGAAGATAGTTCGCACCCTGAGAGGGGTCGAATATATGCAATGCTAGAGGAGTTGTGGTTGCAGATGTTGGATGATGGTTGTGATCCACTTCAGCCATAA